In Chryseobacterium shigense, the following proteins share a genomic window:
- a CDS encoding NAD-dependent epimerase/dehydratase family protein, producing the protein MNPIKIILTGATGMVGEGVLMECLENPDISEILSVSRKPSGKTHAKLKEYLVPDFLSISLNDENLKGYDACFFCAGISSVGMNEEDYTKITYETTIHFAQAVLNQNPEMVFNYVSGASTDSTESGKMMWARVKGRTENTLKKMGFRNAFNFRPGFMKPVEGQINVKWFFKPFIWFFPVVFPSKSLTLHEVGIAMINAVHKGYPTSTLEIRDIKNLAI; encoded by the coding sequence ATGAATCCAATCAAAATAATTCTTACGGGAGCAACCGGTATGGTAGGTGAAGGTGTTTTAATGGAATGCCTCGAAAACCCTGATATCTCCGAAATATTAAGTGTAAGCAGGAAGCCTTCAGGGAAAACACATGCCAAGCTCAAAGAATATCTGGTTCCCGATTTTCTCTCTATAAGCCTGAATGATGAAAACCTCAAAGGCTACGATGCCTGTTTCTTCTGTGCAGGAATCAGCAGCGTAGGAATGAATGAAGAAGACTATACTAAAATTACCTACGAAACCACCATTCACTTTGCCCAGGCAGTTCTGAACCAAAACCCGGAAATGGTCTTCAATTATGTTTCGGGAGCTTCTACCGACAGTACGGAAAGCGGAAAAATGATGTGGGCAAGGGTAAAAGGCAGAACGGAAAATACGTTAAAAAAGATGGGTTTCAGGAATGCATTCAATTTCCGCCCGGGATTTATGAAACCCGTTGAAGGTCAAATTAATGTAAAATGGTTCTTCAAGCCATTTATTTGGTTTTTTCCTGTTGTATTCCCCTCAAAATCATTAACTTTACATGAAGTGGGCATAGCAATGATCAAC